The sequence below is a genomic window from Methylophilus sp. DW102.
CCGCATGTCAGACCGTCCGAGCAAACAAAAGCACGAATTGCTACGCAAACGGGTGCCGGTGGTACTGGTAGAAACCCGGTACGGTACGCAACGCATCAGTATTTTTGAAGCCGACGACCTGCGTACCGCCCCGCGTAAACACGGGGAAAAGGCGGGAATACACCGGATGACGCTGGCGCAGGTGGAAGCGCTGCTGAAACCGATCCTGACTGAATAATAAGATTGCCGCAGCTCGACTGCGCGTGACATCCCTCATTTAACAACTCAACCTGGTTGCAGAGATTCCCGTGCTCTTGCCTGAGGAATGCCTTCAAGTGCTGCTCTCCTCACCTCAACTGCATATTGAACGCATCGTCTTCAAGGGGCATTCATCGCCAGCGGACTTCAAGGATGACCAAGCGCAAGCTGCGTGGTTATTGCTCTTGCAAGGTGAAGGAGAACGGGCATTTGAAGAAGGCATCCTCAGCCTGAAAGCTGGAGATTGTTTGAATATTACCGCTAAACACAGGGTGAAATGGTCCTAGCCAAACAGAGAGACCCTCTGACTAGCCGTGTTTTATGAAGGATAAGCGTTACTGGCCAGGTTGTTAGGCAGCATAGAAAATCGTTGCGTAGGGAGGCATGCCTGCACAGTAAACAATGCGTGTTTTCTTCTGATAGCCAATCCCATCGCAACAAGAATCTAAAGTGTGCGATCACTTTGATGCTTGTCCTCAGAGAACCCCGAGAAAAACCTGAATAAACGCCTGAGTTTTTCTGATCCAGGCATCCGCACCGCTTCTTAAATCACTAGTGCACAGATTTGATCAAGTAGCCTCATCTGCGTTGCACATCATCCGAGGCTACCTTACTGCATGCTAATCTGCGTATAGCCCAACACCGTTCCAGTGGCAAAGGTCAGGTCTATCAGGGCAATCTGATAGTCATTAATGGCGCGAATTTCCTTGATTTGCGCCTCGCCTAGCCGCGTCAGTGTTTCCAGCACTTCGGTCATGGTACGCAAGCCTTCATTAAACTGCTTGAGTTCGGCTTCGTAGTTATAGCCGGCGATCATCACCTGCTGGCGTGCCGCGAGGATGCGCTGCCAGTTTTGCTCAAGCTTATCCAAGGCGTCGTGAATTTCGCGTTTGACGGTCAGCGCTTGCAGCGTTTTGTTAGTCAAGCGCTGCATACGCTGGGCAATGGCTTTATCCAGCTTGGCTTTGCGCGCTTCATTGCTCACTGGCATTTCAAACTTCAGGCCCACGGACCAGTCATTGTATTGGCCATTCAGCAAATCCTGACCGATATTGCCTGCCCGGTTGGCAGAACTGGACAGGGCGCCGTATTGGTAATCCAGCGTAAACATCGGCAGGGTCTGATTTTGCAGATAATCAATTTGTAATTGATCTGCGCTCAGTTTGAGCTCCTGATCGAGTAGCTCGATGCGGCTATCCAACGCATCTTTGAGCAGTTTTTCACGGTCAAACTCAAACTTTACCAGATTGGGCGTGGTAGAAGGTACCCACGGCAAACTAGTCATGCCTTGCTCCGGCAGTTCGTTGAGCAGGAACTGTAACTGGCGCTGTGCCAGCTTGAGGTTGGTTTCGGCAATAATCAGCGCTTCCATGCGATCCGCGACACCAATTTCAGCACGGTTGACTTCAATCGCGGCGGTGAGACCCTCCTGCACGCGGCGTTTGACCATGGCCAGATTTTGGCTTGCATATTCGTACTGGTTGCGGCGCACATCCAGGGCCGCCCAAGCCTCGTATAAATCCCAGTAGGCTTTATCCACCATGGTGACTATACGAATGCTTTGCAACCGCGTTCTGAGCTGGGCGCTATCCTGATCAAGTGCTGCAATGCGGATGCTGGCCTCGTTCACCTGTCGCCCGGCATTACGCAACAACGGCTGGCTAAAGGAGAAGCGCAAAGCACTGCGGTATTGGTCACTGGCCAGACTGCCCTTGCTCTGGTAGTTTTCCAGTGGCGCACTCAGGGTAACGCTACCACCCGTTCTTAACGGCACTTTGATGCCCGTTTCCAACTCCCAAAACTCCTTGTTTTGGGCTGCCGGATTCAGTTTGACCAGCTCGCTATCCAGCGCAGGGTTATCAGACTTTAGAATCACTTTGTCACCCGCCATCGCAGGCAAGTCTTTCTGGCCATATTTGGCGTAGGCAAAAATGACCTGGTCAAACTTGGCCTGCTCTTCACGCAACGATTGCGCAGCAATGGTCGGGTCGATTTTGGCCACTTGCAGATTAAGATTGTTTTGCAACGCCTTCTGCCGCACATCCGCAATACTCAGTTGCGGCCCTTGCTTGGGTGCATTACTGAGCATATTTGCAGTTTCTGGCGAGTCAAACGGTTGCAGCGCACTTTTCAGGTCTATCACTACCGGCTTATTGCGTTGTTGCTGCTGTTGTTTGACCGCATCATGCAGCGGCACACCCTTGCCCTTGGCATATGGCTCCAGGCCGCGGCCTTCTGTGTTCTGCAATCGCTGGCGCGCCCGGCTGTCACTCAATGACTCATCCGCACCGACAACTGTGGCCAATAGCATACTGGCCAGACCAAACAGCCTAGTCAAAACCGGTATTTGCACACCACGCTTCATTTACTTGCCCCAACGCCAGCAGGCAGATTGAGCGGTGCAGGCTCATGCGGGATTCTGGGCGGGAAGCCATTGAGCAGGCGCCACAATTCATAGCCTATCGTCACTTTCTCCAACAATACCCAACCCTTGGCACTGATACCCTGACGCAAAAAGCGGGCTTCTGGCCATTGCGGCGTGCCTTCTTTATGGATCACCATGATACGGAAATGCCCGGTGCCATTGTCAGTCGGGTCAACGAAAGCAATTTTGCCCTCAAAAGTGCCCACACCGACTTGCGCCCAGCCAGGCACCTGAATCGCAGGCCACCCCTCAAATTCGAGACGCACAACACTGTCGCGAGTAATCAGTGGCGCATCACGGCCATCAACCCATAACTCCACGGCACGCTGAGAGGTATGTGGCACAATAATCAGCAATGGATCACCTTGCTTGATTATCTGGGATTGTGAATTGACCGGTAAACGGAAAATCGTGCCATCGCGGGGCGCGATGATTTTCTGCATGTTTTGCCGCGCCAGTGAAATCTCGGAGCTGTGCAGGCTGTTTTCAGCATCTGAGACCTCGCCTTTGATTTTGTTGATATTGGCCGTGACCGAATCCAGATATGCTTGCGTATCGGCACGCACCTGCCGAATTTCTGCCTGTGCCGACTGCGCCTCGGCCATAGCCGATTGCAGTTGAGCCTGCACGCTATTCAAGTTTCGGCTGGCAATCGTATGGTCACGCTCAGCCACTTCGGTGTCTCGCTTGGAAACCAGGCCATCGCCCAGTAGGCGTTGCATACGCTTGACCTGCATCGTGGCAGCATCCAGCGTTGCTTGAGCAGAGTTCACCGCTTCACGTGCACTGAGAATTTTTTGGTTAGCGACATCCAACTTGTATTGGGCGGCTGTGATTTTGGCATCACGGCCGGCGGCCAGGTTGTCACGCTGCACCGAGTAAGCTGATAACTCGCTTTGCTTGGAAGCGAGTTTGTCCTCCAGGTTATCGCGCTGCGCTTGCAGGCGCTGCCTGAAGTTAGGATCAGTATCGCTGATTTCCAGCAATACATCGCCTTGCTTCACTTGCGAGCCTTCTTGCACATACCAGTGCTGGATGAGCCCGCTCACGGGGGCATCGACGGTTTGCACCCGCTCGGAAGGAGAATAGGCCGTGACCTTGCCTAGCGCGGTCACGTTTTGTTGCCATGGCAGAGGCAAAAAAGCAAGGGGCAGCACAACGAGCAGCCAGGCCATGCGTTTGATCCAAACCCTTAAATGCTCAGGGGTTTGTACGCTTTGTGTCAGCATACTTTCAACCGTATTACTCATGCTGACCTCCTGCCACGTCTGTCGCCGCTTGGCTTTGCAGATGAATGACTTGCTTGCATTGCTGGGCGATATGCTGATATCGCGTGGTGATCAACACCATCCAGTCCTGCTGATGACGCTTAAGCAACATCAGCACCTGATCCAGCTCATGTTGCGCCAGCTGATCCAGCAGGCCATCAATGATTAATACATCCGGTTGACCCAGCATCGCACGGGCAAGCATTAACCGTTGTAACTGTGTATGCGTCATCGGTGCGCCAAAGTCAGTCAAGACTGTTTCTACCCCATTGGGCAGCTTGCTGATTTCTTGCCACAACCCAAGCACCTGCAGTAACTCAATCACCTGATCAAGTGTCACCTCTGGCCGTTGCAACCTCAGATTATCCAGAATAGAGCCATGCTGCCACTCGACTTTGTTCGCCACGCCAATCCGGTCACGCAAATGTGCCAGGTCAAGCTGGCGCACATCAATGTCGTTGTAGCTGACATGTCCTTGCAGCGGCTGCCTCATACCGGTGATCAGCTCCAGCAACGTCGTTTTACCGCTGCCTAAGCCACCGATCAACGCCAGGCTCTCACCACGTTGCAAGTGAAAACTCAGGTTGCTGACCAAAGCAGCTTGATCCGCGTGTTGAAAAGTCAGCTGATGCACCTTCAGGGTAGTGTAGCCTTCCTGACCTGACTGATGCTCCCCAGAGCGCTCTACAGGCAAGGTTTCCAGCACACCAAGTTTATCGACCGCCGCAAGCAGATCATAGAAATACTCCAGCTTGGTCACAAATCGCACAAACGCAGAAAGCACCCCAAAAATAATCAGCTCTGCGGCAACAAACTGGCCCAGATTGATCTGGCCTTTAATCACCAGTGTCCCGCCTAATATCAGCATGCCCGTACCAATCAAGGCATAGAGGCCCACCGCGCCTATCAGTTGCATCATGAGTACTTTAAAGTGCTTGGTCCTGACTTGCAGATAGCCTTCTGCAAGCTGCGCGGTATTCGCCGTGTTGCGCTGAGTCGCACCATAAAACTTTGAGAGCCATTTATTGCGGGCAATGGTTTCCAGCCAGGCCGCCATTTCATATTTGGCTTTAGACTCTTTGATCGATGTCTCTTCAGCCTGTTTACCCAAGCCAAAAATAATCACCCACAACACAATCAGCATGAGGATCACCAAAATGCCAAAATACAGACTATAAAAAAGCAGCACAATGCTGCCGATGATGCCTTGCAACAAGGCGGTCAAGCCAACCGTGAGCAAAGTCGCCATCGATTTCTGCACGGTTTGAATATCAAAATAACGATTCACCAGTTCTACCGGATTGAATTTGTCATACACAGAAATATGAATTTGCCCGGTATTTTGCGCAATCTGTAAGCTATACCGTACAAAAAGCCGTCGCTGGATCATCTCAACCAGAAAACTCTCAATCGCATAAATCGCACCAGACAACGCCAGCAAACAAAACAGGATAAACCCCACTACGTACAGCGGCTGCAATACGCCGCCCATGGTGACGATATTCACCATCGCCTGCACGGCAACAGGAGTCGCGATACCCAGCACACCGTAAGCCGCAGTTAAATAAAACAGCAGCAAAATGTCCTGTTTTTCAAATGAGAGTAATTTGACGACTCTTTGAAAAGGGCTGAGAGATGTTGTATGAATGTTTGCCATAATAAGAATTGTTGTTAACTAGGCCCTGTAAATGGATAACAACCGTTTATATTAGTTCCCAAAAAAAAACGGCTCTAACTAGAGCCGTTTCTTTATACCACACAACGATTACAAGCTGTAAGCACGTT
It includes:
- a CDS encoding HlyD family secretion protein, with the translated sequence MSNTVESMLTQSVQTPEHLRVWIKRMAWLLVVLPLAFLPLPWQQNVTALGKVTAYSPSERVQTVDAPVSGLIQHWYVQEGSQVKQGDVLLEISDTDPNFRQRLQAQRDNLEDKLASKQSELSAYSVQRDNLAAGRDAKITAAQYKLDVANQKILSAREAVNSAQATLDAATMQVKRMQRLLGDGLVSKRDTEVAERDHTIASRNLNSVQAQLQSAMAEAQSAQAEIRQVRADTQAYLDSVTANINKIKGEVSDAENSLHSSEISLARQNMQKIIAPRDGTIFRLPVNSQSQIIKQGDPLLIIVPHTSQRAVELWVDGRDAPLITRDSVVRLEFEGWPAIQVPGWAQVGVGTFEGKIAFVDPTDNGTGHFRIMVIHKEGTPQWPEARFLRQGISAKGWVLLEKVTIGYELWRLLNGFPPRIPHEPAPLNLPAGVGASK
- a CDS encoding TolC family protein encodes the protein MKRGVQIPVLTRLFGLASMLLATVVGADESLSDSRARQRLQNTEGRGLEPYAKGKGVPLHDAVKQQQQQRNKPVVIDLKSALQPFDSPETANMLSNAPKQGPQLSIADVRQKALQNNLNLQVAKIDPTIAAQSLREEQAKFDQVIFAYAKYGQKDLPAMAGDKVILKSDNPALDSELVKLNPAAQNKEFWELETGIKVPLRTGGSVTLSAPLENYQSKGSLASDQYRSALRFSFSQPLLRNAGRQVNEASIRIAALDQDSAQLRTRLQSIRIVTMVDKAYWDLYEAWAALDVRRNQYEYASQNLAMVKRRVQEGLTAAIEVNRAEIGVADRMEALIIAETNLKLAQRQLQFLLNELPEQGMTSLPWVPSTTPNLVKFEFDREKLLKDALDSRIELLDQELKLSADQLQIDYLQNQTLPMFTLDYQYGALSSSANRAGNIGQDLLNGQYNDWSVGLKFEMPVSNEARKAKLDKAIAQRMQRLTNKTLQALTVKREIHDALDKLEQNWQRILAARQQVMIAGYNYEAELKQFNEGLRTMTEVLETLTRLGEAQIKEIRAINDYQIALIDLTFATGTVLGYTQISMQ
- a CDS encoding ATP-binding cassette domain-containing protein — translated: MLLFYLTAAYGVLGIATPVAVQAMVNIVTMGGVLQPLYVVGFILFCLLALSGAIYAIESFLVEMIQRRLFVRYSLQIAQNTGQIHISVYDKFNPVELVNRYFDIQTVQKSMATLLTVGLTALLQGIIGSIVLLFYSLYFGILVILMLIVLWVIIFGLGKQAEETSIKESKAKYEMAAWLETIARNKWLSKFYGATQRNTANTAQLAEGYLQVRTKHFKVLMMQLIGAVGLYALIGTGMLILGGTLVIKGQINLGQFVAAELIIFGVLSAFVRFVTKLEYFYDLLAAVDKLGVLETLPVERSGEHQSGQEGYTTLKVHQLTFQHADQAALVSNLSFHLQRGESLALIGGLGSGKTTLLELITGMRQPLQGHVSYNDIDVRQLDLAHLRDRIGVANKVEWQHGSILDNLRLQRPEVTLDQVIELLQVLGLWQEISKLPNGVETVLTDFGAPMTHTQLQRLMLARAMLGQPDVLIIDGLLDQLAQHELDQVLMLLKRHQQDWMVLITTRYQHIAQQCKQVIHLQSQAATDVAGGQHE